A single Pseudalkalibacillus hwajinpoensis DNA region contains:
- the purD gene encoding phosphoribosylamine--glycine ligase, whose product MKVLVIGRGGREHVMAWKAAESSFVDQVFVAPGNAGMTDVSQLVAIEESDHEELVAFAKRENIDLTLVGPEQPLLDGIVNRFEEEELRVFGPRQEAALIEGSKTFAKELMVAHNIPTAFSKSFTDYIEAKAYVEKVGAPIVLKADGLAAGKGVVVAMSLEEALESLHDMMENNQFGAASERVVVEEFLEGEEFSLMALVEGDRVYPLVISQDHKRAFNGDEGPNTGGMGAYSPVPQISQDTVDHAVETILRPAAKGMKSDGRSFTGILYAGLMLTVDGPKVIEFNARFGDPETQVVLPRMTSDFVQAVLDLLEGKTPKLEWSEQSVIGVVVASGGYPGSYEKGKAITGLDQVGSESLVFHAGTKQIGGKLVTDGGRVLLVASAGDDLREASQVVYKELENVKVTEGFYRTDIGHRAISHVSS is encoded by the coding sequence GTGAAGGTATTGGTAATTGGTCGCGGTGGCCGCGAGCATGTAATGGCATGGAAAGCGGCGGAAAGCAGCTTTGTTGATCAAGTCTTTGTCGCTCCTGGTAATGCAGGTATGACAGACGTTAGTCAGCTTGTGGCAATTGAAGAGAGTGATCATGAGGAACTTGTTGCCTTCGCAAAAAGGGAAAACATTGATTTAACGCTTGTTGGCCCTGAACAACCTCTTCTCGACGGTATTGTAAATCGCTTTGAGGAGGAAGAACTCCGTGTATTTGGCCCAAGACAGGAAGCGGCCTTGATTGAGGGAAGTAAAACGTTCGCCAAAGAATTAATGGTTGCGCATAACATTCCTACCGCATTTTCTAAGTCCTTTACTGACTATATCGAAGCGAAAGCTTATGTTGAAAAAGTCGGTGCGCCGATCGTCCTAAAAGCAGATGGACTTGCTGCAGGTAAAGGTGTTGTGGTGGCAATGTCACTGGAGGAAGCACTCGAAAGCCTTCATGACATGATGGAGAACAATCAGTTTGGTGCTGCTAGTGAACGTGTTGTAGTAGAAGAATTTCTAGAGGGTGAGGAATTCTCTTTAATGGCTCTTGTCGAAGGTGATCGTGTTTACCCACTTGTTATTTCTCAAGATCATAAACGTGCTTTCAATGGTGACGAGGGTCCAAATACAGGAGGGATGGGAGCCTATTCTCCTGTTCCGCAAATTTCTCAAGATACTGTGGATCATGCGGTTGAGACGATTTTACGTCCTGCAGCAAAAGGAATGAAATCAGATGGCCGCTCCTTTACCGGAATTCTCTATGCTGGCCTTATGTTAACAGTTGATGGACCGAAAGTGATTGAATTTAATGCGCGCTTTGGTGATCCAGAGACGCAAGTCGTTCTCCCAAGAATGACATCAGACTTCGTCCAGGCTGTCCTTGATCTCCTCGAGGGTAAAACACCTAAGCTTGAATGGAGCGAACAGTCCGTTATTGGTGTTGTCGTTGCTTCAGGTGGCTATCCAGGTAGCTATGAGAAAGGCAAGGCGATTACTGGGCTTGATCAGGTTGGATCAGAGTCTCTTGTTTTTCATGCCGGAACAAAACAAATCGGTGGAAAGCTAGTAACAGACGGAGGTCGTGTACTACTTGTTGCTTCTGCAGGTGATGATTTGAGAGAAGCGAGTCAGGTGGTATATAAAGAATTAGAAAATGTAAAAGTAACGGAAGGCTTCTATCGAACAGACATTGGGCATCGCGCTATTTCACACGTTTCTTCCTAA
- a CDS encoding YerC/YecD family TrpR-related protein — MQIDKLRGKTLDQLFEAILSLKDLEECYLFFDDLATVNEIQSLAQRLEVARMLREGFTYHKIETETGASTATISRVKRSLNYGNDGYQMTLDRVHNKE, encoded by the coding sequence ATGCAAATTGATAAACTTCGAGGTAAGACACTTGACCAACTTTTTGAAGCGATTCTTTCATTGAAAGATCTTGAAGAATGCTATTTGTTCTTTGATGATCTAGCGACTGTAAATGAGATACAATCGCTTGCTCAGCGTTTGGAAGTAGCAAGAATGCTACGTGAAGGGTTTACGTATCATAAAATTGAAACAGAAACAGGCGCAAGCACCGCTACTATTTCCAGAGTAAAGCGCAGCTTAAACTATGGAAACGATGGCTATCAAATGACGCTTGATCGTGTTCACAATAAAGAGTAG
- the purM gene encoding phosphoribosylformylglycinamidine cyclo-ligase has translation MAQAYRQAGVNIEAGYEAVDRIKPHVKKTMRKGVMGGLGGFGGMFDLSELNYEKPVLVSGTDGVGTKLMLAIQLDQHDTIGIDCVAMCVNDVVAQGAEPLYFLDYIATGKLAPERIEQIVKGVAEGCSQAGCALIGGETAEMPDMYQENDYDLAGFTVGAVEKSQLITTENVTEGDVLIGLASNGIHSNGFSLVRKVLLKDNDMDLKASYDELGMTLGDALLTPTRIYVKPVLNVLQSNTVHGIAHITGGGFEENIPRMLPEGLAAQIDYGSWPVPPIFDLIEKKGSLARKEMFTTFNMGIGMVLAVPEDVAVNVIKALEQDGERAYMIGRVVKGEGIEFGGGDLS, from the coding sequence ATGGCACAAGCATACAGGCAGGCAGGCGTTAATATAGAAGCAGGTTATGAAGCGGTAGATCGGATCAAACCGCATGTGAAAAAAACGATGCGTAAGGGAGTTATGGGAGGACTTGGTGGCTTTGGTGGCATGTTCGATCTGTCAGAACTCAATTATGAGAAGCCAGTTCTCGTTTCAGGGACGGACGGAGTAGGCACGAAGCTCATGCTTGCGATCCAACTCGATCAGCACGATACAATTGGGATTGATTGCGTTGCGATGTGCGTAAATGATGTTGTCGCACAAGGCGCAGAACCGCTCTATTTCTTGGATTACATTGCAACAGGTAAGCTTGCACCAGAGCGGATCGAACAAATTGTGAAAGGCGTTGCAGAAGGCTGTTCACAGGCAGGGTGTGCTCTTATTGGTGGTGAAACAGCTGAAATGCCTGACATGTACCAAGAGAATGATTATGACCTTGCTGGCTTTACAGTTGGCGCTGTAGAGAAGTCTCAGTTGATTACAACAGAGAATGTGACAGAAGGCGATGTTCTCATTGGCCTTGCATCAAACGGTATTCATAGTAATGGCTTTTCCCTTGTACGTAAAGTGCTTCTCAAGGATAATGATATGGATTTGAAAGCGTCATATGACGAACTTGGTATGACGCTTGGAGATGCTTTGCTGACACCGACGCGTATCTATGTTAAACCTGTTCTAAATGTTCTTCAATCTAACACTGTTCATGGGATTGCACACATTACAGGTGGAGGTTTTGAAGAGAATATTCCGCGTATGCTTCCTGAAGGGCTGGCTGCACAAATTGATTATGGTTCATGGCCGGTTCCTCCTATTTTTGATTTGATCGAAAAGAAGGGAAGTCTCGCTCGTAAGGAAATGTTTACAACATTTAATATGGGTATCGGGATGGTCCTTGCTGTTCCAGAAGATGTTGCGGTTAATGTCATCAAAGCACTTGAGCAGGATGGTGAGCGTGCTTATATGATTGGACGCGTTGTAAAGGGAGAAGGAATCGAATTCGGAGGCGGTGACTTGTCGTGA
- a CDS encoding YgaP family membrane protein — MKPNISMMNAFVRLATGFTLLAYSTAKLSKEESKSAWIIAAIGAMKVAEGHTRYCPIVDLMTPDEKLDPDETALERVINPS; from the coding sequence TTGAAGCCAAACATTAGTATGATGAATGCCTTTGTTCGACTAGCTACCGGATTCACACTTCTTGCTTATTCAACCGCAAAGCTTTCTAAAGAAGAATCCAAATCAGCCTGGATAATCGCCGCAATCGGTGCCATGAAAGTAGCTGAAGGACATACGAGGTATTGCCCCATCGTTGACCTCATGACCCCCGATGAAAAACTTGATCCAGATGAAACGGCACTTGAAAGAGTGATTAATCCTTCTTAA
- a CDS encoding EYxxD motif small membrane protein yields MLEYITDTWLIYTMIIGSIVAIAFAYIRKKRVK; encoded by the coding sequence ATGCTCGAGTATATAACAGATACATGGTTAATTTATACGATGATTATTGGAAGTATCGTTGCGATTGCGTTCGCCTATATTAGGAAGAAACGTGTGAAATAG
- the pcrA gene encoding DNA helicase PcrA, whose protein sequence is MQRIVDKLLNGLNPEQQEAVKHTDGPLLIMAGAGSGKTRVLTHRIAYLLVEKQVSPWNILAITFTNKAAREMRERVNSITGPVSEDIWISTFHSMCVRILRRDGDRIGINRNFTILDSGDQLTVIKKILKEQNVDPKKFEPRGILGSISSAKNELETPEDYKANAKGPYESVVADAYEQYQKQLRKNQALDFDDLIMRTITLFKKVPEVLEFYQRKFQYIHVDEYQDTNKAQYILVKLMAEKYQNLCVVGDSDQSIYRWRGADIQNILSFEKDYPSARAIFLEQNYRSTKKILQAANVVIENNTNRKPKKLWTDNDDGQHITYYQANDEHDESRFVTGKILDMVNSGQRTNSQIAILYRTNAQSRVIEEILNKSNIHYNIVGGTKFYDRKEIKDVLAYLRLIANPDDDISLLRIVNVPKRGVGASTMDKVAQYAANQDISIFTALQEVEQIGLSARFTKTLKSFGNQMANWSQMQEYLAVSELVEEVIDKSGYRDALRNENTIESQTRLENIDEFLSVTQEFEKASEDKSLIAFLTDLALVADIDKLDEDEGEQREAVTLMTLHSAKGLEFPVVFLIGMEEGVFPHSRSLFEEEEMEEERRLAYVGITRAEEELFLTNSRLRTLYGKTNANPVSRFIGEIPEELLEKQGQEKPATPFGGTSSRPSSRPATPKTPRRPQLTSTGGDSLDWKVGDKASHRKWGVGTVVSVKGEGDSTELDIAFPNPVGIKRLLAKFAPIEKQ, encoded by the coding sequence ATGCAACGAATAGTTGATAAGTTACTAAACGGGCTAAATCCCGAACAACAAGAAGCGGTCAAGCACACGGATGGACCGCTTTTAATTATGGCTGGAGCAGGTAGTGGAAAAACGAGAGTGCTGACGCATCGTATTGCGTATCTTCTTGTGGAGAAACAGGTATCTCCTTGGAATATTCTTGCGATTACGTTTACGAATAAAGCGGCGCGAGAAATGAGAGAACGAGTAAACTCGATTACGGGACCAGTCTCGGAAGATATTTGGATCTCGACATTCCACTCTATGTGCGTACGTATTTTAAGAAGAGACGGTGATCGGATTGGAATTAACCGCAACTTCACCATTCTTGATTCTGGGGACCAGCTGACTGTTATTAAGAAGATCTTGAAAGAGCAGAACGTAGATCCAAAGAAATTTGAGCCTAGAGGGATTCTTGGCAGTATTAGCTCTGCAAAAAATGAACTCGAAACCCCTGAAGATTATAAAGCTAATGCAAAGGGGCCATACGAAAGTGTTGTTGCTGATGCATATGAGCAATATCAGAAGCAGCTTCGTAAAAACCAGGCGCTTGATTTTGATGATTTGATTATGCGGACCATCACTTTGTTCAAAAAGGTGCCGGAAGTACTCGAGTTTTATCAGCGTAAATTTCAGTATATTCATGTTGATGAGTATCAAGATACAAACAAGGCACAATATATCCTTGTTAAACTCATGGCTGAGAAATATCAGAACCTTTGCGTAGTTGGTGATTCTGATCAGTCGATCTACCGCTGGCGTGGTGCAGATATACAGAACATTCTTTCCTTTGAGAAGGACTATCCAAGTGCACGTGCGATATTCCTTGAGCAAAACTATCGTTCAACTAAGAAAATTCTACAAGCGGCCAATGTGGTTATTGAAAATAATACGAACAGAAAGCCTAAAAAGCTTTGGACGGATAATGATGATGGGCAACATATTACTTATTATCAGGCAAACGATGAACATGATGAGAGTCGTTTCGTAACAGGGAAAATCCTTGATATGGTGAATAGCGGACAGAGAACGAATTCACAAATAGCGATTCTTTATCGTACGAATGCCCAGTCGCGTGTGATTGAGGAAATTTTAAATAAGTCGAACATCCATTACAACATTGTCGGCGGTACAAAGTTCTACGACCGTAAAGAGATTAAAGATGTTCTAGCATACCTCCGTCTCATTGCTAATCCAGATGATGATATTAGCTTACTTCGAATTGTAAATGTTCCAAAGCGTGGTGTTGGTGCATCGACAATGGACAAGGTAGCACAATATGCGGCTAATCAGGATATTTCTATCTTTACAGCTCTTCAAGAAGTCGAGCAGATCGGGTTAAGCGCTCGTTTCACTAAGACTCTTAAATCATTTGGTAATCAAATGGCAAACTGGTCACAAATGCAGGAATATCTAGCCGTATCTGAACTTGTTGAGGAAGTAATTGATAAGTCAGGGTATCGTGATGCGTTAAGAAATGAGAATACAATCGAATCACAAACACGACTTGAAAACATTGATGAATTTCTTTCTGTTACACAAGAATTTGAGAAAGCAAGTGAAGATAAAAGCCTAATCGCTTTTCTAACAGACCTTGCGCTCGTTGCGGATATCGATAAGTTAGATGAGGATGAAGGTGAGCAGAGGGAAGCTGTTACACTTATGACGCTCCATTCAGCTAAAGGTTTGGAATTTCCCGTTGTTTTCCTCATTGGGATGGAAGAAGGAGTATTCCCGCATAGTCGTTCCCTATTTGAGGAAGAAGAGATGGAAGAAGAGCGTCGTCTAGCATATGTTGGTATTACAAGAGCAGAAGAAGAGCTTTTCTTAACAAATTCTCGTCTTAGAACACTTTACGGAAAAACAAACGCGAATCCTGTGTCCCGCTTCATAGGAGAGATACCAGAAGAATTACTTGAGAAGCAAGGTCAAGAAAAGCCAGCTACACCGTTTGGTGGAACTAGTTCCCGACCTTCTTCAAGACCTGCTACTCCAAAGACGCCTAGACGTCCTCAACTTA
- a CDS encoding heptaprenylglyceryl phosphate synthase: protein MFDFREWKHVFKLDPNKEIEDYDLEAICESGTDAVIVGGSDGVTLDRTLDLLARIRRYAVPCALEVSTVEAVTPGFDFYFIPTVLNTEDSRWVTGLHHEAVKDFGEIMNWDEIVMEGYCILNQDSKVAQLTSAHTNLDEADVLAYARMAEKMFKLPIFYVEYSGTYGDAELVRKVSQVLDDTHLFYGGGIDSPEKAKEMAASADTIIVGNVIYDNMKQAIKTVAAVKGN, encoded by the coding sequence ATGTTTGATTTTCGAGAGTGGAAGCATGTGTTTAAGCTGGATCCGAATAAGGAGATAGAGGATTATGATCTTGAGGCGATTTGTGAGTCTGGGACGGATGCGGTGATTGTTGGTGGTAGTGATGGCGTAACGCTTGATCGGACTTTAGATCTACTTGCTAGAATTCGCCGTTACGCGGTACCATGTGCTCTTGAGGTATCCACTGTTGAGGCAGTGACACCAGGATTTGATTTTTATTTTATTCCGACAGTGTTGAATACGGAAGATAGCCGATGGGTGACCGGATTACATCATGAGGCTGTAAAAGATTTTGGCGAAATCATGAACTGGGATGAAATTGTGATGGAAGGGTATTGTATTTTAAACCAGGATTCTAAGGTTGCTCAGTTAACTTCTGCTCATACTAATCTAGATGAAGCTGATGTTCTTGCTTATGCTCGTATGGCAGAGAAAATGTTCAAACTGCCCATTTTTTATGTGGAATATAGCGGAACATATGGAGATGCAGAGCTTGTTCGGAAAGTGAGCCAGGTTCTTGACGATACGCACCTTTTTTATGGTGGCGGAATTGACTCACCTGAGAAAGCGAAAGAAATGGCTGCTTCTGCAGATACGATTATTGTCGGGAACGTCATATACGATAATATGAAGCAGGCGATAAAAACTGTTGCTGCTGTGAAAGGAAATTGA
- the purN gene encoding phosphoribosylglycinamide formyltransferase, with protein sequence MKKLAVFASGSGSNFEAIAAAIEKGQLEAEVALVVCDRPGAKVEKRAERFGIPVLSFYPKSYESKADFETFILQQLHDAGVEWIILAGYMRLIGPTLLQGFEGRIVNIHPSLLPSFPGKDAIGQAFEAGVKITGVTVHFVDEGMDTGKIIDQDSVRIDDGDTKDDLASKIQAVEHLLYPAVIRSLL encoded by the coding sequence GTGAAGAAGCTAGCCGTATTCGCATCTGGGAGCGGCTCGAACTTTGAAGCGATTGCCGCAGCGATTGAAAAGGGACAGCTTGAAGCAGAAGTGGCACTCGTAGTCTGTGATCGTCCTGGAGCTAAGGTTGAAAAAAGGGCAGAACGCTTTGGTATTCCTGTCCTTTCCTTTTATCCTAAATCGTATGAATCGAAAGCTGACTTTGAAACATTTATTCTTCAGCAGTTACATGATGCTGGTGTTGAGTGGATTATTCTCGCAGGTTATATGAGGTTAATCGGTCCAACTTTGCTTCAAGGCTTCGAAGGAAGAATTGTGAATATCCACCCATCTCTTCTTCCTTCTTTCCCCGGAAAGGACGCAATCGGACAAGCATTTGAAGCTGGTGTTAAAATCACAGGCGTAACCGTTCATTTCGTGGATGAGGGAATGGATACTGGAAAAATCATTGATCAAGACAGTGTTCGGATTGATGATGGCGACACCAAGGATGACCTGGCAAGTAAAATCCAGGCAGTAGAGCATCTTTTATACCCTGCCGTCATCCGTTCCCTTCTTTAG
- a CDS encoding adenine deaminase C-terminal domain-containing protein produces the protein MVLAKRKNLWTKQQLRQHVQVVSGELPPSIVFYNATYLNNGLKKWVTSNIWVYEDRIVYVGDDLPEKHPSTEWIDCYGKYLVPGYIEPHAHPFQLYNPLTLARYASQRGTTTMMNDNLLFLLGLTKEKALTLIEDLDQYPVSMYWWARYDSQTQLLDEEAITNKNMKEWLAHPLVIQGGELTAWPDVLGGDDEILEWMQETRRLGKPVEGHLPGASLATLTKMGLLGVSCDHEAMTGEEALRRLEMGMMTSLRYSSIRPDLPVILESLLKKGVTSFDRVMMNTDGSTPSFLENGTTDKLIAIALEKGVPSEDAYSMVSYNVANHYGISDTHGMIAPGRVAHINILASKEDPLPVSVLARGKWLKRDRDEVEQDWSFDWEGHGLSPLDNSWEIQSNDLTFSGPAGIEMVNAVITKPYNLSVETSVEELPSGSDESFMMLLSREGKWRVNTIIKGFANQVKGFASSFSNTGDFIIIGKNKADMMTAFNRINEIGGGISLVEDGEVISEIKLPLMGKMSDLPLEELIKVEKRMIQELEDRGYLYKDPVYSLLFFSSTHLPFIRLTQQGIYDVKRKMVLFPSIMR, from the coding sequence ATGGTTTTGGCAAAACGAAAAAATTTATGGACAAAGCAGCAATTACGGCAACACGTTCAAGTAGTGTCTGGAGAACTGCCTCCATCGATCGTTTTTTACAATGCAACATATTTAAATAATGGACTTAAAAAATGGGTTACATCGAATATATGGGTATATGAAGATCGTATTGTGTACGTAGGCGATGATCTTCCTGAAAAGCACCCGTCAACTGAGTGGATTGATTGTTACGGGAAATATCTCGTGCCAGGTTATATTGAACCACATGCACATCCATTTCAACTATATAATCCCCTTACGCTTGCGCGATATGCATCTCAGCGGGGAACAACAACAATGATGAATGATAACCTTTTATTCCTTCTAGGTTTGACAAAAGAGAAAGCGCTTACATTGATTGAGGATTTAGATCAGTATCCCGTTTCGATGTATTGGTGGGCGCGATATGATTCACAAACACAGCTTCTCGATGAGGAGGCCATTACGAATAAAAATATGAAGGAATGGCTGGCACACCCACTTGTGATACAGGGTGGAGAGCTTACCGCATGGCCTGATGTTCTCGGGGGAGATGATGAAATTTTAGAATGGATGCAGGAGACAAGAAGACTCGGTAAACCAGTGGAAGGACATCTCCCTGGTGCTTCTCTCGCAACATTAACGAAGATGGGGCTTCTTGGCGTTTCGTGTGATCATGAAGCGATGACAGGAGAGGAGGCGCTGCGTCGCTTAGAGATGGGTATGATGACGTCACTCCGTTATTCTTCGATAAGACCTGATCTACCTGTCATTCTCGAATCATTGCTGAAAAAAGGAGTTACTTCCTTTGACCGCGTGATGATGAATACAGATGGATCAACGCCTTCATTCCTGGAAAATGGCACAACGGACAAGTTAATTGCAATAGCACTTGAGAAAGGAGTCCCTTCAGAAGATGCGTATTCTATGGTGTCATATAATGTCGCAAACCATTACGGTATAAGCGATACGCATGGTATGATAGCACCGGGTAGAGTGGCTCACATTAATATTCTTGCATCAAAAGAAGATCCGCTTCCGGTCTCTGTTCTAGCGCGTGGAAAATGGTTAAAGCGTGATCGTGATGAAGTAGAACAGGATTGGTCTTTTGATTGGGAAGGTCATGGACTTTCTCCACTTGATAATTCGTGGGAAATTCAATCAAACGATTTAACTTTCTCTGGTCCGGCAGGAATTGAAATGGTGAATGCTGTTATTACAAAGCCTTATAATCTATCTGTCGAAACGTCCGTTGAAGAGCTACCGTCAGGTTCTGATGAAAGCTTTATGATGCTTCTCAGTCGTGAAGGGAAATGGCGTGTAAATACGATCATTAAAGGCTTCGCTAATCAAGTGAAAGGGTTTGCAAGCAGCTTTTCAAATACGGGTGATTTTATTATCATTGGGAAAAATAAAGCGGATATGATGACAGCTTTTAATCGAATAAATGAAATTGGTGGGGGGATCTCTCTTGTAGAAGATGGAGAAGTTATATCCGAAATTAAACTTCCTCTCATGGGCAAAATGTCTGATCTTCCACTTGAAGAACTAATCAAAGTTGAAAAGAGAATGATACAAGAACTAGAAGATAGAGGCTACTTATATAAAGATCCCGTTTATAGCTTGTTGTTCTTTTCTTCAACACATTTACCTTTTATTCGATTGACGCAGCAAGGAATTTATGATGTGAAAAGGAAAATGGTACTTTTTCCTTCGATAATGCGTTAA
- the purH gene encoding bifunctional phosphoribosylaminoimidazolecarboxamide formyltransferase/IMP cyclohydrolase — protein sequence MAIKRALISVSDKTDITAFAKGLADKGVEVISTGGTKRALEEAGVDVIGISDVTGFPEILDGRVKTLHPNVHSGLLAVRDNEAHQKQLDDLNIKPIDLVVVNLYPFQETIAKPDVTYEEAIENIDIGGPTMLRSAAKNHRDVTVVVDPSDYNRVLRQVEENGDTTGILRRELAAKVFRHTASYDAVISEYLTAQSGEEEPESLTVTFERKQTLRYGENPHQKAVFYKKPLYTGASLASAEQLNGKELSYNNINDANAALNIVKEFDQPAVVAVKHMNPCGVGTGETVVEAYQKAYEADSTSIFGGIVAINREVDEATALKLKEIFLEIIMAPSFTEEALAVLTKKKNLRLLKLDVSASPAIEHQLTSVNGGLLLQERDRYGFDEADISVPTDREPTEEEWEALKLAWKVVKHVKSNAIVLTKNDQTIGIGAGQMNRVGAANIAIEQAGEKSKGSVMGSDAFFPMDDTVEAAGRAGVTAIIQPGGSIRDEDSIKKANEYGITMVFTGIRHFKH from the coding sequence ATGGCTATTAAACGTGCGTTGATTAGCGTTTCTGATAAAACAGATATTACAGCATTTGCAAAAGGACTTGCGGACAAAGGGGTTGAGGTGATCTCAACAGGGGGGACAAAGCGTGCTCTAGAAGAAGCTGGTGTAGACGTGATTGGCATCTCGGACGTAACTGGATTCCCAGAGATTCTCGATGGTCGCGTAAAAACCCTTCATCCAAACGTACATAGTGGTCTTCTAGCTGTGCGTGATAATGAAGCTCATCAGAAACAGTTGGATGATCTTAATATCAAGCCAATTGATCTTGTTGTTGTGAATTTGTATCCTTTCCAGGAAACAATCGCAAAACCTGATGTTACTTATGAAGAAGCGATTGAAAATATTGATATTGGTGGACCGACGATGCTTCGTTCTGCTGCAAAAAATCATCGGGACGTAACAGTTGTAGTGGATCCTTCTGATTACAATCGCGTTTTGCGACAAGTTGAAGAAAATGGTGATACAACCGGAATTCTTCGTCGTGAGCTTGCCGCAAAAGTATTTCGCCATACAGCTTCATATGATGCTGTGATTTCGGAATATTTAACTGCTCAATCAGGAGAAGAAGAGCCTGAGTCACTTACGGTAACATTTGAACGGAAACAAACGCTTCGCTATGGTGAAAACCCCCATCAAAAAGCTGTTTTCTATAAAAAACCTTTATATACTGGAGCTTCACTTGCTTCAGCAGAGCAGTTAAATGGTAAAGAGCTTTCTTATAATAATATTAACGATGCTAATGCGGCGCTTAATATTGTGAAGGAATTTGATCAGCCGGCTGTTGTAGCTGTGAAACATATGAACCCGTGCGGAGTTGGTACTGGTGAAACGGTTGTAGAAGCTTATCAAAAAGCATATGAAGCTGATTCCACTTCGATTTTCGGTGGGATTGTCGCGATTAATCGTGAAGTGGATGAAGCAACAGCGCTTAAGTTAAAAGAAATTTTCCTTGAAATTATTATGGCACCTTCGTTTACTGAAGAAGCTTTAGCTGTGTTAACGAAGAAAAAGAACCTTCGTTTATTGAAGCTTGATGTTTCTGCCTCTCCTGCGATTGAACATCAGTTAACTTCCGTAAATGGTGGCCTTTTACTTCAAGAGCGTGATCGTTATGGATTCGATGAAGCTGATATTTCGGTTCCAACCGATCGTGAGCCGACAGAAGAAGAGTGGGAAGCACTGAAGTTAGCATGGAAAGTTGTTAAACATGTGAAATCAAATGCTATCGTTCTAACGAAGAATGACCAAACGATTGGAATTGGTGCAGGACAAATGAACCGTGTCGGTGCTGCGAATATTGCCATCGAGCAAGCAGGTGAGAAGAGCAAGGGATCAGTTATGGGTTCAGATGCTTTCTTCCCAATGGATGATACTGTTGAAGCAGCAGGTCGCGCTGGTGTAACAGCTATTATTCAACCTGGCGGCTCCATTCGCGATGAGGACTCCATCAAGAAAGCGAATGAATATGGCATTACAATGGTCTTTACTGGCATTCGTCATTTTAAACATTAA